Genomic window (Rubeoparvulum massiliense):
ATAGACGATATTAATAACCAGGAGTGTAACCCCAATGGCCATCAGGATGGTTCCAATGGTACTTACAAAGTTACCTGTGTCTAAGCCTTGATCTGGTAAATAGGTATGGTTCCGACGTGGCATTCCCCATAGACCGAGGAAGTGCTGAATTAAGAAAGTCATGTGGAAACCAATAAAGAAGATAACAAAGAAGATTTTGCCTAAAAGCTCGTTTAAATAGTATCCAAACATCTTCGGCCACCAGTAGAAGATCGCTGAGAAGATGGCGAAGACAACACCACCAATTAACACGTAGTGAAAGTGTGCTACCACGAAATAGCTATCATGGAACTGATAATCCGCACCTGGTACAGAGAGCATAACCCCTGTTACCCCACCCATTACGAATGTAGGGATAAAGGCAAGGGCGAAAAGATTGGCCGTGGTGAAGCGGATTTGTCCACCCCAGAGGGTGAAGAGCCAGTTGAACACCTTAATCCCTGTTGGCACCGCAATCGCCATGGTAGCGATAGCAAAAATGGCATTGGCCACTGGTCCCATCCCAACTGTAAACATATGGTGAACCCACACCATGAAGCCAAGAAAGCCGATCAGCATCGTTGCAAAGACCATGGAATGGTAACCAAAAAGACGCTTACGTGAGAAGGTTGGGATCACTTCCGAGAAGATACCAAAGGCTGGTAACACCAAGAGATATACCTCCGGGTGACCAAAAATCCAGAAAATATGTTGATAGAGGATGACGTTACCTCCACGATTCACATCGAAGAAAGCAGAATTGAAGATTGAATCGTACATCAGCATAAAGAGTCCAGCCGTTAATGCTGGGAACGCAAAGAGAATCAGTCCAGAAGAGACAAATGCTGTCCAAACAAACATTGGCATCCGCATGAGACTCATGCCTGGAGCACGCATATTTAAAATCGTAACGAGAAAGTTTATAGCTGACATCAAGGTTCCAAAGCCAGAGATCTGTAAGCCCAAGACATAGAAGTTGGTACCCCAATGTCCTGGCTCATAGGAGATGGCTATGGGAACATAGGAGGTCCAGCCTGCCTCAGGTGCAGTCCCAAAAAACCAGCTAATGTTTAGCAAAACTCCACCAAAGAGAAAGAGCCAGAAGCCTAGAGCATTCAAAAATGGAAAAGCAACGTCACGGGCACCGATTTGTAAAGGTATCATATAGTTCATAAAGCCAAAGAGGATTGGCGTCGCTGCAAGGAAAAGCATGGTGGTTCCATGCATGGAAAACAATTGGTTAAAGGTTGAAGAATCTACGAAATCAAAGAGCGGATACATGAGCTGAATCCGCATCAGCAACGCTTCTATACCTGCAAGGGCAAAGAAGAAGAAACCAGCTAAGAAGTACATGATTCCTATTTTTTTATGATCTACTGTGGTAAGCCAATCCCACAGTCCCGATCTCTTATTCGCAAGCGTCGTCACGTTGAAACCTCCTCATCCTGTATATTTGTTTCATCGCTTATTCTGCGAATTTCAAGGAACTTAAGTATTCAACCAACGCATCCACTTCTTGGTCCGTTAGTGGATTAATGATCATTTGATTGCCTGGCTTCATTCCTTGCGGATCCTTGATCCATTCAGCCAAGCGTTCCTTGTTAAAATCGAACAGACCGGCTACTGTTTGGCGTTCACCATAGTAAGCCAAGTTCGGAAATGGTCCTTTTTGTTCTGCATCAATGGCATGACAAGCTATACAATTTTGGGCAAAGAGTTGTTCACCCTCTTGAGCCAATGGTGTCACGGGCTGTGGTGCAGGCTGCTTCATCTTCGCAACCCATTGTTCATATTCATCCTGTGGTAAAGCAATTACCTTAAAGTCCATGAAGGTATGGGATGGTCCACAGAACTCAGCACATTTCCCTTTATAAACACCAGGCTCTTCAGCATGTAACCAAGTGATATTCTTGTTCTCCCCATTCTGACCAGTTGGATTGGTATCGATCTTTCCACCAAGTCCTGGTACCCAGAAGGAGTGAATCACATCAGCTGATGCCACCTCAATGGGAACCTTTTCTCCTACAGGAATCACCAAGTCTGATGAAGTGACTAAGCCATATTCTGTGTATTCAAATTCCCACCAGAATTGATGGGCTGTCACCTTGATTTTCGGTTCACCTACATCTTGGGCGAGGAAGAATACGTTCTTCACCGTTGGAATCGCAAGGATGATTAATAGAATGATTGGAATCGCAGTCCAAATAAACTCTAACTTTGCGCTTCCCTCTACTTGCTTTGGAATAGAATTATCGCCTGGCTTAGCACGGAAACGGATAAGTACATAAACAAAGATAATGACAACAACCGATACAACGAATAACATAATGCCAATGCTCAGCTTTATGAGTGAGTATTGGGAATCTGCTGCATCACCCTTTGGCTGCAGAGTACTCAAGTTCTCCTGTCCACAACCAGTTGCTAGTATGGTGAGAAGCAGAAGAAGTGGAACTAATCGTATGGCGAAACGCCAACCTCTCTTCATCTCATCAACCCCCACTTTCATCCTAGTTTCTTCTTGAAGTCGTTAAGAGGAAAAAAGCGTTTACATTTTACTCCCCTTTATGTAAGTACAACTACGATATCTTGGAAGACGGAGTAGTGTAGTGGTTTTTACGGATTCTTATCATTGTGAACCCGCTGATTAACAGTCGTCCTCCTGATTTTTATCACACACCTTCCATGATTTTCAGTGCATAAAGCACTTAGCTACCAACAATATACCATAACCATAGTATTTATGTAATTATTTTTGCTCTCACGATTCTTTGAACAATGTGTGAATTTATTTGAAAACCTCGTGAATCCTATGTGTCACAAAGGTTAATTAATTGTGACGTATTTGTGAATTTTAGCAAAAAAAAGAGAAGCAGAGCCTAAGCTACTGCTTCTCTTCATACAAGTCTCTTCTTCTATAAAATCTAGTAGGAATAGATGTGCTCGTAAGTGATTCAAGTGAGGAGGTGAATGAATCGATTCATGAACTTAACTTAACTTTTCAGTCACCAGTCTACGCTCCATGTATTGAACCACCTGAGATAATACTAAAGTCATAATCAAGTAGAGTGCTGCAACAGGTAAATATGCCTCCCAAGTTACCATATAGCTTCCAGATACCACTTTACCTGCCATCATTAATTCTGCTACAGAAATACTCATCAACAAGGATGAATCCTTCAATAAAGCGATAAACTCATTACCCAATGGTGGAAGAATTCTTCGGAATGCTTGTGGAAGAATGACAAATTTCATCGCCTGACTATGATTTAACCCTAAGGAACGTGCTGCTTCCATCTGACCACGGTCGATTGATTGTATGCCACCACGAAAAATCTCTGCAATATATGCTGCACTATTCAGAGAGAGCGCAACAACCCCTGAAATCATCGCACCTAGCGAATGTCCAAAAATACTAGGAATGAGTGCCGCATGGATGATCATGATCTGCACCAATAGTGGCGTCCCACGGATGAAATCCACATAGATATAAGCAGGAACACGTAACCAACGTGACTTTGACATCCGTGCTAGACCTAAGAACAATCCTAAAATTGAACCAATGAGAATGGCAATCGCTGTGATCTTAAGCGTCGTCAACGCACCTTGTAAAAAAATATTCCGATATTCAAAGATGATTTCCCAATTCATAGTCTGACCTTCTTCCTACCTTTAACTTACTAAACTCGGGTATTAATTCACTCTATTTCGCTGCTGTACCAAAATAGCTTTCATAAATTGTATCGTAAGTTCCATTCTCTTTAATGATTTGTAAGCCTTGATTTAATTTATCCAGTAATTCTTGGTCTCCTTTTTTCACTACTAAACCATACTCTTCTGTCTCCATCGTCTCATCTTCAATGAGCTCCAGCTTATAGTTGGGATTGTTCTTTAGGAAATGAAGCACCACTGCATTATCAGCTACCACTGCATCCACTTCACCGTTCACCAAGTCCATCAAAGCAAGAGGTACTGTATCATAGCGGTGAATCTGTTTGCTATCTTGTCCGAAAGCTTCACTTACTACGATGTCACCCGTAGAAGTAATCAGTACACCAATCTCTTTATCCTTTAAATCTTGTAGGGTTTTAACGGAAGTACCTTCTGGAACTACAATAAACTGTTCTGCAACAAAGTACGATTCTGTGAAATCAAAACTCTGTTTCCTTTGTTCCGTAATGGTAACTCCTGAAGCGAGAAGATCTGACTCACCATTATTAAGTCCTACGAAAATACTATCCCAAGCTGTATTTTTAAACTCAACCTGAATCCCTACTGCTTCTGCAATCGCCTTCGTTATGTCCATATCAAAGCCTTGTACTTCTCCTTTGTCATCGACCCATTCAAATGGTGCGAAAGCAGCATTGGTTCCAACAACATAAGCCTTATCAACATTTTCTACTTGCTTCCCATCTTGCGTCTCAGAGCCCTGTGCAGCATCATTTCCTTGAGGAGCTGGAGTACTACTATCTGTTCCACAGCCTGTCAACCCAATAACTACTACAATCATGAGTGCTAAAACAAAATTGATCTTCTTCATTAATGATTCCCTCCCATGTAATACCTTGCTTTTCGGAGCAGCATGTTCACAGAAAGCTCTGCATTTTCAATTTCTCTTTCACCTTCTATATGTTTCCGAAAAGTCGTTCGTATATATTTATTAATTATATGTAATATTTATGTATAGTCAAGCATAAAAATAAATTTTTATGCATTATTTTTAAAAAACATTCATTACATAGCAAAAAGACTCCGTTTAAACTGGAGTCTTTCGGTATCAGTCTTAACTAACTATGTATATACTATTCACAATGTAAAGCGTTTTCACCAATTATAATGCTTCCCATTGCCCCGGAATAAGGTGCATGAGGAAGAAATGATATGGGAAACTGTAGTAAAGTACCGATTATCCGTAGACGTTCTTGAACCAATGGCTCCGAGATGGGAGAACCAGCCATAATAATCTGTTTCACATTATAGGTTTTGGCCGCTTGAATCGCTAGTAGTGCGTTGGTCTCTAGTACTAGCTGAAAGATAGCAGAAGCAATATCCTCAGGAGCATGCTCCCCTAGCTTACCGAAATTCGCAGCTGTCATCTCTCGGAGTAATGGAGAATCTACATCAGGATAAAGATCCCCCACCATTAAATCAAGATGGCTACGATTCCCGGCACGAGCCATCTTCGCTAAGATATCAAACTCCTTCACACCTAGCATTAGCTCCCCTAAGCCAAGGAGTGTTCCTCCCCCTACTGCAGTTCCCGTAACGCGTTGAGATTGATCAGGCGTCACATAGAAGATCGAAGTCCCCGTACCTAAGCTGACTAAAACAAAGGACTGATCAAAGCGCTGGTCTTCCTTGACAAAATAGCGAGCCCCCGCACAAAAGCTGGTCATTTCAGGTGTAATAATCATCTTACTGATAAAATGCTCGTCCAAAATCTTCGAAACTAGCTTTGCACCACATCCTGTTGCATAAATTGCTTCAGGCTGAGCAAGATCAAGATGCTGATGGAGCAGGGGAAGTTCACTGGAAGAAAAGGATGAAAAAGTCGGAACCCCTTGCTCTAGGGCTACCACCTTCACCAGTGAACCTCCTGCATCGATGCCAATTTTCACATGCCACAGTCCTTCCAAGTAGTATCACTTCTTACAGAAGCTTAGCACTTTTCAACTACAACTGTAAAGAAGAGGAAGTGCTCGTAGTGCTCAGTGCTTCTTCGTTGGAGGCGTCCTGACGTCCCTTCTCCACATCAACAAAAGCTAAGAGAATCATGCCTAATAGGATAAAAATGAAAACAGGAATAATCCCATAACGTGTATCTCCCATCAATACACCTACATAACCAAAGAGAAATGGACCGAAAATGGCTGAGAACTTGGAAGAGATCCCGAAGAATCCAAAAAACTCGGTATAACGCCCCTTCGGGATCATACTTCCATAAATAGAACGACTTAACGCTTGTGCACCGCCTTGAACTAAGCCTACGAGGGCAGCCAGAATATAAAAATGGAGTGCACTGGTCATAAAGAAACCTAATGCCACAATCAACACATAGACCCAGAGTGCAATATAAAGTGCATGCTTCGCTGAGATACGCTGTGCTAACCAGCCAAATAAAAAGGAGCAAGGAATTCCTATCACCTGGGTGATTAATAAAGCAGCGATTAAGTCATTACCTCCGATGCCAATGGAGCTACCGTAGGCACTGGCCATGCGAATGATCGTAGCGATCCCATCGTTAAACAGCCAGAAAGCGAGAAGGAAGATGAATAATTGCTTAAATTTTCGGATTTCTTTAAATGTCTGAATCACACGAGAAAATGCAAATGTAAGGGCAGGAGTATCACGAGTACGATCAATATTTTCATTCGGTTCCTCCTGGACATGGCGAAATATTGGGATTGCAAAGAGGAACCACCAGATTCCAACGGAGGCAAAGCTAAGCTGTGTAGCCACCTGTTGGTTGGGCAGACCAAACCATTGATACTTCATGATCATTAGAAGATTGATCAGTAAGAGCAGTCCGCCACCAATATACCCCATGGCATAGCCTTTCGTAGAGACCGCGTCCATCTTCCCAGGCGGGGCTACACTCGGTAAAAAAGCATCATAGAACACATTCCCACCTGCAAAGCCAATGGAGCCCAATACCATCAAAATGGAGGCGAGTAAATAATCCCCTTCACCAACCAACGCTAATGCAAGACTGGAAATAATCCCTAACCCGGCAAAGGTAAATAAAAAACGCCGTTTACTATTGGATACATCAGCGATCACACCTAGGATTGGTGCTAGCACCGCAACGATCAGCATGGCGATGGTCTGTGTATAAGCCCAATAGGATGTGGCTACCACTTTATCCAATCCTTTTGCAGCCACATTGCTATAGTATACCGGTAACACAGCCGCCATAATCGTTGTTGCAAAAGCTGAATTAGCCCAATCATACATTGTCCAACCAAAAATAGCCTTTTTATTCTTTTCCATAGTCCCTCCTAATAAGGTTTGATTTCAGAAGCTTGACACTACTGACTCTACGTCTCTCACAACTCTGCTCTGCCATAAGTTGCGGCTAAGCTTCTTTATCCCAAATATACCAAATTATCGGGGTGTATGGATAAATTTTTTATCTATTCAACATATTCCATATGTATTCTTTACGATTTCTACACCATCGATGTTATTCCTCATCGGACTCTGTTGGTTCCCCAGACTCCTTACTAGCAAGGTATTCTTGATAGCGTCGATGAACGGTGGCCTTCGATGCAGGATAACCAAAGCCTCTTAGCGTTGCTGCTATATCTGCGAATGTTAAGTTCATCTGACGAAGCCGAATAATCTCCTCCATAGGTAGGTCGGTCCGTTCCCTTCCTCCCTGTCTTACACGAGGTAGATTTTTCTCAGGTGAATAGCCTAATTCCACCGCCCGCTTCATTCCCTTCGAGATCTTATGATTATGGATCGTACGCTGATATTCCTCCACAGCGGCAAGAATCTGTAATACGAGTCCATCCATCTCATTTAGACGAAGGGGACCTTGATCCTCGATAGAAAAAATCGTGCCATGTAACTTCTGAATCGTACGGATAATTGCAAGCTTCGCATGGCCTCGTCCAATTCTGGTCTCATCGATGACCAATACAATCAGATCGCGATTCGTCTCAACCTGCTCAAAAAGCTGAAGAATTCCTTCACGGGTCACATCGTAACCACTAGCCTGTTCCGTGATCTCTCCCACAACATCAAGGTGATTCAGTTTGGCATATTCCCGCATCTCTGCCATTTGACGCTCCAAACTAGAAACCTGCTCTTCCTTCTCCGTACTTACACGTGCATATAAAATGGCTTGCTGTCTATTCATGCTTGTCTACTCCATCCATATCAATTGGGTGAAACTCCATCTGAAGCTAATCTACTCTATCCTAGGGTAGTGGTACCTTGATCGTCTGTCCAGGGTGAATAATGCCACTATCTAAATGATTAAAATCTGCGATTAGGTAGACGATGTCCATCACATTTTTCTTATGAAACTGATTCGCATCAGAAGCAATCTCCCAGAGTGTATCCCCCTGCTCGATGACCACCTCATAAAAATCTTGCTCCTCTTGAGACGAACTTGCAAAGACCA
Coding sequences:
- the ctaD gene encoding cytochrome c oxidase subunit I, with amino-acid sequence MTTLANKRSGLWDWLTTVDHKKIGIMYFLAGFFFFALAGIEALLMRIQLMYPLFDFVDSSTFNQLFSMHGTTMLFLAATPILFGFMNYMIPLQIGARDVAFPFLNALGFWLFLFGGVLLNISWFFGTAPEAGWTSYVPIAISYEPGHWGTNFYVLGLQISGFGTLMSAINFLVTILNMRAPGMSLMRMPMFVWTAFVSSGLILFAFPALTAGLFMLMYDSIFNSAFFDVNRGGNVILYQHIFWIFGHPEVYLLVLPAFGIFSEVIPTFSRKRLFGYHSMVFATMLIGFLGFMVWVHHMFTVGMGPVANAIFAIATMAIAVPTGIKVFNWLFTLWGGQIRFTTANLFALAFIPTFVMGGVTGVMLSVPGADYQFHDSYFVVAHFHYVLIGGVVFAIFSAIFYWWPKMFGYYLNELLGKIFFVIFFIGFHMTFLIQHFLGLWGMPRRNHTYLPDQGLDTGNFVSTIGTILMAIGVTLLVINIVYSTAKKKKAPADAWEDGRSMEWALSSPPPFYNFAQSPLVKGQDNWWLEKRAGNKSLTPAEPLGEVHMPNNSILPMIISIGLFISGFGFIFHQFAVAIAGLVLTFLTMTFRSLKDDHGHHLSPEELNEGGQGR
- the coxB gene encoding cytochrome c oxidase subunit II, which encodes MKRGWRFAIRLVPLLLLLTILATGCGQENLSTLQPKGDAADSQYSLIKLSIGIMLFVVSVVVIIFVYVLIRFRAKPGDNSIPKQVEGSAKLEFIWTAIPIILLIILAIPTVKNVFFLAQDVGEPKIKVTAHQFWWEFEYTEYGLVTSSDLVIPVGEKVPIEVASADVIHSFWVPGLGGKIDTNPTGQNGENKNITWLHAEEPGVYKGKCAEFCGPSHTFMDFKVIALPQDEYEQWVAKMKQPAPQPVTPLAQEGEQLFAQNCIACHAIDAEQKGPFPNLAYYGERQTVAGLFDFNKERLAEWIKDPQGMKPGNQMIINPLTDQEVDALVEYLSSLKFAE
- a CDS encoding amino acid ABC transporter permease, whose translation is MNWEIIFEYRNIFLQGALTTLKITAIAILIGSILGLFLGLARMSKSRWLRVPAYIYVDFIRGTPLLVQIMIIHAALIPSIFGHSLGAMISGVVALSLNSAAYIAEIFRGGIQSIDRGQMEAARSLGLNHSQAMKFVILPQAFRRILPPLGNEFIALLKDSSLLMSISVAELMMAGKVVSGSYMVTWEAYLPVAALYLIMTLVLSQVVQYMERRLVTEKLS
- a CDS encoding basic amino acid ABC transporter substrate-binding protein gives rise to the protein MKKINFVLALMIVVVIGLTGCGTDSSTPAPQGNDAAQGSETQDGKQVENVDKAYVVGTNAAFAPFEWVDDKGEVQGFDMDITKAIAEAVGIQVEFKNTAWDSIFVGLNNGESDLLASGVTITEQRKQSFDFTESYFVAEQFIVVPEGTSVKTLQDLKDKEIGVLITSTGDIVVSEAFGQDSKQIHRYDTVPLALMDLVNGEVDAVVADNAVVLHFLKNNPNYKLELIEDETMETEEYGLVVKKGDQELLDKLNQGLQIIKENGTYDTIYESYFGTAAK
- a CDS encoding acetate and sugar kinases/Hsc70/actin family protein; the encoded protein is MEGLWHVKIGIDAGGSLVKVVALEQGVPTFSSFSSSELPLLHQHLDLAQPEAIYATGCGAKLVSKILDEHFISKMIITPEMTSFCAGARYFVKEDQRFDQSFVLVSLGTGTSIFYVTPDQSQRVTGTAVGGGTLLGLGELMLGVKEFDILAKMARAGNRSHLDLMVGDLYPDVDSPLLREMTAANFGKLGEHAPEDIASAIFQLVLETNALLAIQAAKTYNVKQIIMAGSPISEPLVQERLRIIGTLLQFPISFLPHAPYSGAMGSIIIGENALHCE
- a CDS encoding MFS transporter, with translation MEKNKKAIFGWTMYDWANSAFATTIMAAVLPVYYSNVAAKGLDKVVATSYWAYTQTIAMLIVAVLAPILGVIADVSNSKRRFLFTFAGLGIISSLALALVGEGDYLLASILMVLGSIGFAGGNVFYDAFLPSVAPPGKMDAVSTKGYAMGYIGGGLLLLINLLMIMKYQWFGLPNQQVATQLSFASVGIWWFLFAIPIFRHVQEEPNENIDRTRDTPALTFAFSRVIQTFKEIRKFKQLFIFLLAFWLFNDGIATIIRMASAYGSSIGIGGNDLIAALLITQVIGIPCSFLFGWLAQRISAKHALYIALWVYVLIVALGFFMTSALHFYILAALVGLVQGGAQALSRSIYGSMIPKGRYTEFFGFFGISSKFSAIFGPFLFGYVGVLMGDTRYGIIPVFIFILLGMILLAFVDVEKGRQDASNEEALSTTSTSSSLQL
- a CDS encoding YneB family resolvase-like protein, encoding MNRQQAILYARVSTEKEEQVSSLERQMAEMREYAKLNHLDVVGEITEQASGYDVTREGILQLFEQVETNRDLIVLVIDETRIGRGHAKLAIIRTIQKLHGTIFSIEDQGPLRLNEMDGLVLQILAAVEEYQRTIHNHKISKGMKRAVELGYSPEKNLPRVRQGGRERTDLPMEEIIRLRQMNLTFADIAATLRGFGYPASKATVHRRYQEYLASKESGEPTESDEE
- the yneA gene encoding cell division suppressor protein YneA, with the protein product MKKKNRRFVILLIMAFSYVFMMNMVFASSSQEEQDFYEVVIEQGDTLWEIASDANQFHKKNVMDIVYLIADFNHLDSGIIHPGQTIKVPLP